Part of the Desulfobotulus mexicanus genome is shown below.
TTCGACTGGCATCCCTGGATTTTTCTTTTTCTCATCCCCGCTGTCTCCATGGGACTCTGGAGCGATGAACAAAGACAGGGCACCCTGGAGCTGCTCCTTACCCTGCCCCTTTCCCTTACAACAATCATTTTGGGAAAATTTCTGGCCGCATGGGCCTTCATCGCACTGGCCCTTTTTCTAACCTTTCCTGTGGTACTGACGGTTCAGTATCTCGGAACCCCGGATCTCTCTGCCATCTTCTGCGCCTATCTCGGCAGCTTCTTCATGGCCGGAGCCTTTCTCAGCGTGGGCATTTTCACATCCGCCCTCACCCGCAGTCAGGTAATCAGCTTTGTACTGGCCCTTGTTTTCTGTCTCCTTTTCGTTCTTGCCGGTTATCCGCCGGTCATGGACATGCTGGGGGCCAGCGTACCCAAAAGCCTTGCCTCCTTCATAGCGGGTTTAAGTTTTCTCACCCACTTCAACACCTTTGCCATGGGGATTTTTGATCTCAGGGATCTCGTATATTATCTCTCAGTCATTGTTTTCATGCTCACGGCCAACGCTATACTTCTCATGAACCGCCGTTCCTGAGCATCTTTCATCTTAACAACTGAAAAGCGACTATCCATTCCTGATGGATTTACATGGAGTATACAATGACAGACAAAACGAAAAAACATCCCGGAGCAGGCCTTAAAAAAAGCCTTGCCATGCTGGGTCTTCTTTTTCTCACTCTCCTTTTGCTCAATATCCTTTTTTCAAACATCCGCATCCGCTGGGATGCCACCTCTGACAAGATCCACTCCCTTTCTCCGGGAAGCATAGCCATCCTTAAAAAACTGGAGGAGCCGGTAAGCATCAGATACTATTTCAGCGATGACCCCATGCAGATGCCGGTTCATTTCAGGGCCTTTGGCCGCAGGGCAGCAGATCTTCTCAAAGAATACGAGGAAAGCTCAGGAGGAAAAATCCGACTGGAAATCATCCACCCTAAGCCGGATTCAGAGGAAGAAGACTGGGCCAGAACCTACGGCATCGAGCCCCTGCCAACACCAGGAGGCGATAACCTTTATCTGGGACTTGTTGCAATCTCCGGAGACAGGGAGCAAACCATCGCTTTTATTGATCCTGCCAGAGAAGCCAGCCTTGAATATGACATCACCCGCACCCTTACCCAGATCAGCCGGGCAGAAAAACCCCAGGTGGGAATTCTTTCAGGCATGAACATCT
Proteins encoded:
- a CDS encoding ABC transporter permease subunit translates to MIPSSFHSTRAVFKRELKSYFITPVAYVFLVIFLILQAFFTFQVSGLFESGQANLRPFFDWHPWIFLFLIPAVSMGLWSDEQRQGTLELLLTLPLSLTTIILGKFLAAWAFIALALFLTFPVVLTVQYLGTPDLSAIFCAYLGSFFMAGAFLSVGIFTSALTRSQVISFVLALVFCLLFVLAGYPPVMDMLGASVPKSLASFIAGLSFLTHFNTFAMGIFDLRDLVYYLSVIVFMLTANAILLMNRRS